In Dasania marina DSM 21967, one genomic interval encodes:
- a CDS encoding threonine/serine exporter family protein: MASAFLGPLQFQAVTFNTSWSNWLAVATLSITLTIILKARSKDIPWMLASGCIAYGASLWGGAVFGIALGAFIGAFAVGIFSNLYARMMKSPALIPSLPGLVVLVPGSKIFILLNRAISGQEQFAGDQLGQQAFLVFMSLVAGIIFANVITPPKRSL, from the coding sequence TTGGCCTCTGCCTTTTTAGGGCCGCTACAGTTTCAGGCTGTGACGTTTAACACTAGCTGGAGCAACTGGCTAGCCGTAGCAACCCTAAGCATTACCCTCACCATTATTTTAAAAGCGCGCAGCAAAGACATACCTTGGATGCTAGCCTCGGGCTGCATAGCCTATGGCGCCAGCCTGTGGGGTGGTGCTGTGTTTGGCATCGCCTTAGGTGCGTTTATCGGCGCTTTTGCGGTGGGTATTTTTAGCAACCTCTATGCCCGCATGATGAAATCACCGGCACTCATCCCCTCCCTACCGGGGCTGGTAGTGTTAGTGCCTGGCTCTAAGATTTTTATTTTGCTAAACCGTGCTATTTCTGGGCAAGAGCAATTTGCTGGCGATCAATTAGGGCAACAGGCTTTTTTGGTTTTTATGTCGCTAGTGGCGGGGATTATTTTTGCCAACGTGATTACGCCGCCTAAGCGTAGCCTTTAA
- the hda gene encoding DnaA regulatory inactivator Hda, giving the protein MRFLYEQLPLAVQLRDEATFENFYAGDNGLAVNEISRQLQNGETYIFLCGPSGSGRSHLLQAACHHADQLGHASVYLPLDELSHYPPEELFAGLAALPLVCLDNISHVLGNAQWEEALFHLFNQMREADNCLLIAADKAVADLAITMPDLASRLGWGAFYQLKPLSDEQRIAVLKLRAVSRGLELSDEVAQYIYKRCQRNMEALLTTLAQLDRASLQERRKLTIPFVKEVLHW; this is encoded by the coding sequence ATGCGTTTTTTATACGAGCAACTGCCTTTGGCAGTTCAGCTAAGAGATGAAGCCACCTTTGAAAATTTTTACGCGGGTGATAATGGCTTAGCGGTTAATGAGATTAGCCGTCAGCTACAAAATGGTGAAACCTACATCTTTTTATGTGGGCCCAGCGGCAGTGGTCGCAGCCATTTATTGCAAGCGGCCTGTCACCATGCCGACCAACTGGGGCATGCCTCAGTGTATTTGCCCTTGGATGAATTAAGCCATTACCCTCCTGAAGAGTTGTTTGCCGGCTTAGCGGCGCTGCCCTTGGTGTGTTTGGATAATATCAGCCACGTGTTGGGTAACGCGCAGTGGGAAGAAGCCTTGTTTCATTTGTTTAATCAAATGCGTGAAGCTGACAACTGCCTGTTAATTGCGGCCGATAAAGCGGTGGCGGATTTAGCGATTACTATGCCGGATTTAGCCTCGCGTTTAGGTTGGGGAGCTTTTTACCAATTAAAGCCGCTCAGTGACGAGCAGCGCATAGCGGTGCTAAAGCTACGCGCCGTGAGCCGAGGCTTAGAGTTAAGCGATGAAGTGGCGCAATATATCTACAAGCGCTGCCAGCGCAACATGGAAGCACTGTTAACAACTTTGGCGCAGTTGGATAGAGCTTCCCTGCAAGAGCGGCGTAAGCTGACTATTCCTTTTGTAAAAGAGGTGCTGCATTGGTAG
- the paaK gene encoding phenylacetate--CoA ligase PaaK: protein MSHTEASNNNKDYSQLEPIEKASIDELRSLQLQRMRKTLEHAYNNSPFYKAQFDEAGILPSDLKELNDLAKFPFTTKSDLRDNYPFGMFASPMDEVVRIHASSGTTGKPTVVGYTQNDIDTWADVVARSIRAAGGSRKDMLHVAYGYGLFTGGLGAHYGAERLGCTVIPMSGGQTEKQVQLIKDFNPNIIMVTPSYMLNLADEMERQGIDPHQLNLRVGIFGAEPWTDAMRKNLEQRLGIDALDIYGLSEVMGPGVAMECLETKDGPTIWEDHFYPEIIDPETGEVLPDGEEGELVFTSLTKEALPIIRYRTRDLTRLLPGTARPMRRMDKITGRSDDMLIIRGVNVFPSQIEEQILALATLSPHYLLELSRVGNLDTLQVDVESCEPLDEQASAVIAKKLQGRIKTMVGISTKVKIFLPETLPRSEGKAKRVIDKR from the coding sequence ATGAGCCATACCGAAGCCAGCAACAACAATAAAGATTACAGCCAGTTAGAGCCCATAGAAAAAGCCAGCATAGATGAATTGCGCAGCTTGCAACTACAACGCATGCGCAAAACCCTAGAGCATGCTTATAACAACTCGCCTTTCTATAAAGCACAGTTTGACGAGGCGGGTATACTCCCCTCTGATCTCAAGGAGCTTAACGACCTCGCTAAGTTTCCCTTTACCACCAAAAGCGATCTACGCGATAACTACCCTTTTGGCATGTTTGCCAGCCCCATGGATGAGGTAGTCAGAATACACGCCTCCAGCGGCACCACCGGTAAACCTACTGTAGTCGGTTACACCCAAAATGATATTGATACTTGGGCCGACGTAGTCGCGCGCTCTATACGTGCAGCCGGTGGTAGCCGCAAAGACATGCTCCACGTCGCCTATGGCTATGGGCTGTTTACCGGTGGCCTAGGAGCACACTATGGCGCTGAGCGCTTAGGCTGCACCGTAATACCTATGTCAGGCGGGCAGACTGAAAAACAAGTACAGCTTATCAAAGACTTTAACCCCAACATTATTATGGTTACCCCTTCTTATATGTTAAACCTAGCCGACGAAATGGAGCGGCAGGGTATAGACCCACATCAACTGAATTTACGCGTGGGTATTTTCGGCGCAGAGCCTTGGACCGACGCCATGCGTAAAAATCTAGAGCAGCGCCTAGGTATAGATGCCTTAGATATTTACGGCCTCTCTGAGGTGATGGGCCCCGGTGTGGCTATGGAGTGTTTAGAGACCAAAGACGGCCCCACCATTTGGGAAGATCATTTTTACCCGGAAATCATAGACCCAGAAACCGGCGAAGTGCTACCCGACGGCGAAGAAGGCGAGCTAGTATTTACCAGCCTCACCAAAGAGGCACTACCCATCATCCGCTACCGCACCCGCGACCTAACGCGGTTATTACCTGGCACTGCCCGCCCCATGCGCCGCATGGATAAAATTACCGGCCGCAGCGACGATATGTTGATTATTCGCGGCGTCAATGTGTTCCCCAGCCAAATCGAAGAACAGATACTCGCCCTAGCTACGCTCTCCCCTCACTATCTATTAGAACTTAGCCGTGTAGGTAATTTAGACACACTACAAGTCGATGTGGAATCCTGCGAGCCACTCGATGAGCAAGCAAGCGCAGTGATTGCCAAAAAACTGCAAGGCCGAATAAAAACGATGGTCGGAATTTCAACCAAGGTTAAAATATTTTTGCCAGAAACTCTGCCTCGCTCTGAGGGCAAAGCTAAGCGGGTTATCGACAAACGCTAA
- the greB gene encoding transcription elongation factor GreB, protein MSRYRPPRPKGSFYITPEGEKAIRDEVFQLWKVERPQVTSVVHEAAKNGDRSENGDYIYGKKRLREIDSRVRFLTQRLENVKVIHDKPSDQNKVFFGAWVTVEDEDGKETTYRIVGPDEFDLRQNKLSMDSPLARALLGKSLEDDIIFKTPEGDRELYIAAVSYTPPC, encoded by the coding sequence ATGTCACGTTACCGCCCACCCCGCCCTAAAGGCTCGTTTTACATTACCCCCGAAGGCGAAAAAGCCATACGCGATGAGGTATTTCAACTGTGGAAGGTAGAGCGCCCGCAAGTGACCTCGGTAGTACATGAGGCGGCTAAAAATGGTGACCGCTCTGAAAACGGTGATTATATATACGGCAAAAAACGCCTGCGCGAAATTGATAGCCGTGTACGTTTTTTAACCCAGCGCTTAGAAAATGTAAAAGTGATACACGACAAGCCCAGCGACCAAAATAAAGTCTTTTTTGGTGCCTGGGTAACCGTGGAAGACGAAGACGGTAAAGAAACCACCTACCGTATCGTCGGCCCCGACGAATTTGACTTGCGCCAAAACAAACTCAGTATGGACTCGCCTCTGGCTAGAGCCTTATTAGGCAAAAGCCTAGAGGATGATATTATTTTTAAAACCCCAGAAGGTGACAGAGAATTATATATTGCAGCGGTGAGCTATACGCCGCCCTGTTGA
- a CDS encoding Trm112 family protein, with protein MIDKKLLSILVCPVSKAPVEYDKDKNELICCASGLAYPVRDGIPVMLESEARELSVDEKLK; from the coding sequence ATGATCGATAAAAAATTATTAAGCATCTTAGTTTGCCCTGTTAGCAAGGCGCCGGTGGAATACGATAAAGATAAAAATGAATTGATTTGCTGTGCCAGCGGTTTGGCCTACCCCGTTCGCGACGGCATACCGGTAATGTTAGAGAGCGAAGCCCGCGAGCTTAGCGTTGACGAAAAGCTAAAATAG
- a CDS encoding AI-2E family transporter, whose protein sequence is MSDLQRLMLAAAVLLVAVLVYLLHPILTPFLVGALLAYMGDPIADKLETWKLNRTVAVCVVFLVFSIVVSVILLITVPMIGRQLDILITRIPEWLHGLQELLMPFLQRNFNVSADSLGFDQLRENIGSNLKGAGNVVAILWQRLAGSSMVIIAVVANLLLIPVVTFYLLRDWDLLIAKIRASLPRRWEHKVVAVSSECHEILGAFMRGQLLVMLALGIIYSVGLSIVGVDLALLLGLLAGLASIVPYLGFIVGIVAASVAAYFQFYEWLPLLWVALVFGVGQVLESVLLTPMLVGDRIGLHPVAVIFAVMAGGQLAGFVGVLLALPVAAVIMVWLRHLHAHYKSSELYDVAKS, encoded by the coding sequence ATGAGTGACCTACAGCGTTTAATGTTAGCCGCGGCCGTATTGCTAGTCGCTGTGCTGGTGTATTTATTACACCCCATATTAACGCCCTTTTTAGTGGGCGCGTTATTGGCGTATATGGGTGACCCCATAGCGGATAAGTTAGAAACCTGGAAATTAAATCGCACCGTGGCTGTGTGCGTGGTGTTTTTAGTTTTTTCTATTGTGGTCAGTGTAATACTACTTATCACCGTGCCTATGATAGGTAGGCAATTAGATATACTCATCACTCGCATACCGGAATGGTTACACGGTTTGCAGGAATTGCTTATGCCTTTTTTGCAGCGCAATTTTAATGTGTCTGCCGACAGTTTAGGCTTTGATCAGCTGCGTGAAAATATCGGCAGTAATTTAAAAGGTGCCGGTAATGTTGTTGCCATCTTGTGGCAGCGTCTGGCGGGTTCCAGTATGGTGATTATTGCTGTGGTCGCTAATCTATTATTAATTCCCGTGGTGACTTTTTATTTGCTGCGCGATTGGGATTTACTGATTGCCAAAATACGTGCATCACTGCCCAGAAGGTGGGAGCACAAAGTGGTGGCCGTCAGCTCTGAGTGCCATGAGATTTTAGGCGCCTTTATGCGCGGCCAGCTGCTAGTGATGTTGGCCTTGGGTATTATTTACAGCGTAGGCTTGAGCATAGTGGGTGTGGACTTAGCCCTGTTGTTAGGCTTGTTAGCAGGCCTGGCCTCTATAGTGCCTTACCTAGGTTTTATCGTCGGCATAGTGGCGGCCAGTGTGGCAGCGTATTTTCAATTTTATGAATGGTTACCTTTACTGTGGGTGGCGCTGGTATTTGGCGTAGGGCAAGTACTAGAAAGTGTATTGCTTACCCCCATGCTGGTAGGCGATCGCATAGGTTTGCATCCGGTAGCGGTTATTTTTGCGGTGATGGCGGGCGGCCAATTAGCCGGTTTTGTCGGCGTGTTATTGGCCTTGCCGGTAGCGGCCGTGATTATGGTTTGGTTGCGGCACTTACATGCGCACTATAAAAGCAGTGAGCTATACGATGTGGCTAAGTCATAA
- the tnpA gene encoding IS66 family insertion sequence element accessory protein TnpA has translation MKCDKQQWIVLINEQQQSGLSITAFCRDKAINRKYFYYYRSQYLKRTNPSAFIQAKPP, from the coding sequence ATGAAATGCGATAAGCAGCAGTGGATAGTACTCATCAATGAACAGCAGCAAAGCGGCCTGAGCATTACCGCGTTTTGTCGTGACAAGGCGATTAATCGCAAGTATTTTTATTATTACCGTAGCCAGTATTTAAAACGTACTAATCCCTCTGCGTTTATTCAAGCTAAACCTCCCTAG
- a CDS encoding M23 family metallopeptidase, with protein sequence MYKVFLLLWMFSPWLCADELAIAGITLKGPFTQGGLVIGHGQPGTEISLDGQKVSVSEQGLFSLGFDRDAPATMPLSLNLPDGSQFDHKLSIARREYQMQRIEGIAKKIMSPSPQALKRIRADSLQVRQARAEIQKREDFAGPFVWPLTGPITGVFGSQRVYNGEPKRPHYGVDVAAPTGTPLSTPAPGVVTLAHDDMFYSGGTLIIDHGYGVSSTLMHLSKVLVNVGDEVKPGDIVAEVGATGRATGPHLDWRMNWYQSRIDPQLLVAPMAANPQPLH encoded by the coding sequence TTGTATAAGGTTTTTTTATTACTATGGATGTTTTCGCCATGGCTATGTGCCGATGAGCTGGCGATAGCGGGCATAACGCTGAAAGGGCCGTTCACGCAAGGCGGTTTGGTAATAGGCCATGGCCAGCCCGGCACAGAGATTAGCCTCGATGGCCAAAAAGTCAGTGTTAGTGAGCAGGGCCTGTTTAGCTTGGGTTTTGATAGAGATGCCCCGGCCACTATGCCGTTGTCGCTAAACCTGCCTGATGGCAGCCAATTTGATCATAAGTTGAGCATTGCTAGACGTGAATATCAGATGCAGCGCATAGAGGGCATAGCCAAAAAAATCATGAGCCCCTCGCCGCAGGCCTTAAAGCGTATTCGTGCAGATAGTTTGCAGGTGCGGCAAGCGCGGGCGGAAATCCAAAAACGTGAGGATTTTGCCGGGCCGTTTGTTTGGCCGCTAACCGGGCCTATTACGGGTGTGTTTGGCAGCCAGCGTGTTTATAATGGAGAGCCTAAACGGCCGCACTACGGGGTGGATGTAGCAGCACCCACCGGTACACCGCTGAGCACGCCAGCCCCCGGCGTTGTTACTCTGGCACATGACGATATGTTTTATTCTGGCGGCACCTTGATTATTGACCACGGTTACGGGGTTTCTTCCACGCTTATGCATTTAAGCAAAGTGTTGGTAAACGTGGGTGATGAGGTAAAGCCCGGTGATATCGTCGCCGAAGTCGGGGCTACCGGCCGCGCCACTGGCCCGCATTTAGATTGGCGCATGAATTGGTATCAATCTCGTATAGACCCGCAGTTGTTAGTCGCGCCCATGGCTGCTAACCCACAGCCATTACATTGA
- a CDS encoding DUF2066 domain-containing protein — protein sequence MTIKKHSKYRVSSAWLLVLWCLITPYGHSAEVARGLYSVEQALDSQSYRDRLRAASQGLSIVLVRISGHHSVLENDQVKAKVRQAERFLKRFSYYRQPTVEGEQEQLMIKMEFEASLIDDLLRSESLPIWSANRPSILVWAVVDGAEGRRFVGAADGNIVEAIQQQAARRGLVVKLPSLDLEDTIAISPDELWQMNLWSAQRAAARYKADSLLIGRMTALSNGEWLGRWQFSDQGERSEIEGQAPQLDEYVGTAMDVAADQLASKYAIVPVKMSEDGIVIRLTGIKDFTAYARAVDYLQKLSAVRYANPIYVENQQLFIHLIADGQLEQLEQTLALGQKLEKIAALDALQAANYPAAQLNYHWPSAQ from the coding sequence ATGACGATAAAAAAGCACAGTAAATACAGGGTATCTAGCGCATGGTTGCTGGTGCTGTGGTGCCTGATCACGCCCTATGGCCATAGCGCTGAGGTGGCGCGGGGCCTGTATAGCGTAGAGCAAGCGCTGGACTCGCAATCCTACCGCGATCGCTTACGGGCAGCGTCGCAGGGCTTAAGCATCGTGCTGGTGCGTATATCGGGCCATCATAGCGTGCTGGAAAATGACCAAGTTAAAGCCAAAGTCAGGCAGGCGGAGCGCTTTCTTAAGCGCTTTAGCTATTATCGTCAGCCCACGGTGGAGGGCGAGCAAGAGCAGCTGATGATTAAAATGGAATTTGAAGCCAGTTTAATTGATGACTTGCTGCGCAGTGAAAGCCTGCCCATATGGTCGGCTAATCGCCCCTCCATATTAGTGTGGGCGGTAGTAGATGGTGCTGAGGGCAGGCGCTTTGTTGGTGCGGCCGACGGTAACATCGTCGAGGCTATACAGCAGCAAGCGGCGCGCCGTGGCTTGGTGGTTAAACTGCCCAGCTTAGATTTAGAAGATACTATCGCTATTAGCCCCGACGAGCTGTGGCAGATGAACCTGTGGTCGGCCCAGCGCGCGGCGGCGCGTTACAAAGCCGATAGCCTGCTAATAGGCCGTATGACCGCGTTAAGTAATGGTGAGTGGCTGGGCCGCTGGCAGTTTAGCGATCAGGGTGAGCGCAGCGAGATAGAGGGCCAAGCACCGCAGCTGGATGAATATGTGGGCACGGCTATGGATGTGGCGGCGGATCAGCTGGCCAGCAAGTACGCCATAGTGCCGGTAAAAATGTCCGAGGACGGGATAGTTATACGTTTAACCGGGATTAAAGATTTTACTGCTTACGCCCGTGCGGTCGACTATTTGCAAAAGCTATCGGCGGTGCGCTATGCCAATCCCATCTATGTAGAAAATCAACAGCTGTTTATCCACCTTATCGCCGATGGCCAATTAGAACAGCTAGAGCAGACCTTAGCGCTAGGCCAAAAATTAGAAAAAATCGCAGCGCTGGATGCTTTGCAAGCGGCGAACTACCCCGCAGCGCAACTCAATTACCACTGGCCTAGCGCACAATAA
- the paaZ gene encoding phenylacetic acid degradation bifunctional protein PaaZ, whose translation MKLQSYISGQWVEGQSQGVEVFNAINGEAVAEVSSSGIDFKAALEYGRSQGGVALRAMTFHERANRLKALAQHLMAKKEDFYRVSAWTGATRTDSWVDIEGGIGTVFTYASLARREFANETFLVEGPAERLSKNGSFIGRHILVPKEGVSVHINAFNFPCWGMLEKIAPSLIAGVPVIVKPATVSSYLTQVMVKEIVDSGILPDGAIQLICGNTGDLLDHLNEQDVVTFTGSATTGQMLKTHPNIVANSIPFTMESDSLNCSILGVNVEPGTPEFDLYIKAVAAEMTIKAGQKCTAIRRAIIPQNRVEAVSEALQARLQKTTLGDPAVEGVRMGPLVGRSQMKDVWEKVEQLKQSCELIYGGTQDFAVVGADKEKGAFFPATLLYCDKPLTAESAHAVEAFGPVSTLMPYDSIEDAITLAKLGRGSLVASIATKDDAEAAKLVLGTAAYHGRILVLNQDCAKESTGHGSPLPQLVHGGPGRAGGGEELGGSRAVKHYMQRTAIQGSPTTLTAITKEFNPGSEQITSNVHPFRHYFEELQIGETLITHRRTLTEADVVNFGCVSGDHFYAHFDEVAAKDSFFGKRVAHGYLVISAAAGMFVDPAPGPVIANYGLENLRFIEPVAIGDTIQARLTCKQKIKKDRRPDEDRATGVVEWDIEVRNQRDEPVAVYSIMTLVERREE comes from the coding sequence ATGAAATTACAGAGTTATATATCCGGCCAGTGGGTTGAAGGTCAGAGCCAGGGCGTTGAGGTTTTTAATGCGATCAATGGTGAGGCAGTGGCTGAGGTCTCTAGCTCAGGCATAGATTTTAAAGCTGCCTTGGAATATGGCCGCAGCCAAGGGGGTGTTGCCCTGCGTGCGATGACCTTCCATGAGCGTGCCAACAGGCTCAAAGCCTTGGCCCAGCACTTAATGGCAAAGAAGGAAGACTTTTATCGAGTGTCGGCCTGGACCGGTGCTACCCGCACCGATAGCTGGGTGGACATAGAGGGGGGCATAGGCACAGTTTTCACCTATGCCAGCCTAGCGAGACGTGAATTTGCCAATGAAACTTTTTTAGTTGAAGGCCCGGCCGAGCGCTTATCAAAAAATGGCAGCTTCATAGGGCGGCATATACTGGTACCCAAAGAAGGGGTGTCGGTGCATATCAACGCCTTTAACTTTCCCTGCTGGGGCATGCTAGAGAAAATCGCCCCCAGCTTGATTGCCGGTGTACCGGTTATTGTAAAGCCGGCTACGGTGTCCAGTTATTTAACCCAAGTGATGGTAAAAGAAATCGTCGATTCTGGCATCTTACCCGACGGCGCTATTCAGTTAATTTGTGGCAACACCGGCGATTTACTGGATCATCTTAATGAGCAAGACGTCGTTACGTTTACCGGTTCTGCGACCACCGGACAAATGTTAAAAACACACCCCAACATTGTTGCCAACTCCATCCCCTTTACTATGGAGTCGGACTCATTAAATTGCAGCATACTCGGTGTTAATGTAGAGCCCGGCACACCAGAGTTTGATTTATATATTAAAGCTGTTGCGGCCGAAATGACGATAAAGGCCGGGCAAAAATGTACCGCTATACGCCGCGCGATTATTCCGCAAAACCGGGTTGAGGCTGTATCAGAAGCTTTACAGGCGCGATTACAGAAAACCACCTTAGGTGATCCCGCTGTTGAAGGTGTACGTATGGGGCCGTTAGTGGGCCGCTCACAAATGAAGGATGTGTGGGAAAAAGTTGAGCAATTAAAACAGTCTTGCGAATTAATCTACGGTGGCACTCAGGATTTTGCGGTAGTGGGTGCCGATAAAGAAAAAGGGGCCTTCTTTCCGGCAACCCTATTGTATTGCGATAAGCCTTTAACGGCGGAATCAGCTCATGCGGTAGAAGCTTTTGGCCCAGTATCAACGCTTATGCCCTACGATAGCATTGAAGATGCGATTACCTTGGCTAAGTTAGGGCGCGGTAGTTTAGTGGCCTCTATAGCCACTAAGGATGATGCCGAGGCCGCTAAGTTGGTGTTAGGCACGGCGGCCTATCACGGCCGTATTTTGGTGCTCAATCAGGATTGCGCCAAAGAGTCTACCGGCCATGGTTCACCCTTACCGCAGTTAGTGCACGGCGGCCCCGGCCGCGCCGGTGGTGGTGAAGAGTTGGGCGGCTCTAGGGCGGTAAAACACTATATGCAGCGCACCGCCATACAGGGTAGCCCCACGACATTAACCGCGATTACTAAAGAATTTAATCCTGGCTCCGAGCAGATCACCAGCAATGTACACCCTTTCCGCCATTACTTTGAAGAGCTACAGATTGGTGAGACCTTAATTACCCATAGACGCACGCTGACGGAAGCGGATGTGGTTAATTTTGGTTGTGTGTCCGGCGATCACTTTTATGCGCACTTTGATGAAGTGGCCGCTAAAGACTCATTCTTTGGTAAGCGTGTGGCGCATGGCTATTTAGTTATTTCGGCGGCGGCAGGTATGTTTGTAGACCCAGCGCCCGGCCCGGTTATCGCTAACTACGGCCTAGAAAACCTACGGTTTATAGAGCCGGTAGCGATAGGTGACACCATACAGGCGCGGTTAACCTGTAAGCAAAAAATTAAAAAAGACCGGCGCCCCGACGAAGACAGGGCAACCGGTGTGGTTGAGTGGGATATAGAGGTTCGCAATCAACGTGATGAACCTGTGGCGGTGTATAGCATTATGACACTGGTAGAACGCCGCGAAGAGTAA
- a CDS encoding NUDIX domain-containing protein, with protein MSDSKIKLPQQRGPWLKLSSAEVYDNPWVTVTHETVTTPGGTEGIYGNIHFKNRAIVIVPVDEAGNTWLVGQHRYTLDAFSWELPMGGGPLDEEPLLGAQRELKEETGYSAKHWQQLMTLHTSNSVTDEEAVIFLATGLVAGEQQLEASEGDLIRKKMPLSEAVAMALNGEITDALSVAALLAVDRLYQQGGV; from the coding sequence ATGAGCGATAGCAAAATAAAATTGCCCCAACAGCGCGGACCTTGGTTAAAACTAAGCAGCGCAGAAGTGTATGACAACCCTTGGGTTACGGTTACTCACGAAACTGTCACCACCCCCGGCGGTACTGAGGGTATATATGGCAACATCCATTTTAAAAACCGCGCTATCGTCATCGTGCCCGTGGATGAGGCGGGTAATACTTGGCTGGTTGGTCAGCACCGTTACACCTTAGATGCTTTCAGCTGGGAGCTGCCCATGGGTGGAGGGCCTTTAGATGAAGAACCGCTACTAGGTGCGCAGCGCGAACTCAAAGAAGAAACCGGCTACAGCGCCAAACATTGGCAGCAGCTAATGACATTGCATACTTCTAACTCAGTAACCGATGAAGAGGCGGTGATTTTTTTAGCCACCGGTTTAGTGGCCGGTGAACAGCAGCTAGAAGCTAGTGAGGGCGATTTAATCCGTAAAAAAATGCCGCTAAGTGAGGCGGTAGCTATGGCCTTAAACGGCGAGATTACCGATGCCTTATCAGTAGCTGCTTTGTTGGCGGTGGATAGGCTGTATCAACAGGGCGGCGTATAG
- a CDS encoding threonine/serine ThrE exporter family protein: protein MHNATYKEKRRFIIKLGKNLHKYGTPTDRLETHLDNTAKLLGINAGFMVAPTSITFLFQHPDEHHDDNHIVRVKPGELDLGALSRTDAVVDKLENDSLSLAEADQQLDEIAQKPSRYSPLVTLLAFAAGSAAFALLSHGSWHDIYSSALIGTVVFALVSLAQRYERVAYMLEPLCAVTAAFLICCLNRIDPAINVPLVILASIIVLIPGLSLLQGLAELSARHLVSGSARVMDALMQMFKLYFGSWLGIALASAFLGPLQFQAVTFNTSWSNWLAVATLSITLTIILKARSKDIPWMLASGCIAYGASLWGGAVFGIALGAFIGAFAVGIFSNLYARMMKSPALIPSLPGLVVLVPGSKIFILLNRAISGQEQFAGDQLGQQAFLVFMSLVAGIIFANVITPPKRSL, encoded by the coding sequence GTGCACAACGCCACCTATAAAGAGAAGCGCCGTTTTATCATTAAACTGGGTAAAAACTTACATAAATACGGCACCCCCACCGATAGGCTAGAAACCCACTTAGACAACACCGCCAAATTATTAGGTATTAACGCGGGCTTTATGGTGGCCCCCACCTCTATTACTTTTTTATTTCAACACCCCGATGAGCACCACGATGACAACCACATCGTGCGCGTCAAACCCGGTGAGTTAGACCTAGGCGCCTTGTCCCGCACCGATGCCGTGGTAGATAAACTGGAAAACGACAGCCTGTCACTGGCAGAAGCCGATCAACAATTAGACGAAATTGCCCAGAAGCCCAGCCGCTATTCGCCACTGGTTACCCTACTAGCCTTTGCTGCTGGCAGCGCGGCCTTTGCCCTACTCAGCCACGGCAGCTGGCACGACATTTACTCTTCGGCCTTAATAGGCACGGTGGTGTTTGCCTTGGTTAGCCTAGCCCAACGCTATGAGCGGGTCGCCTATATGTTAGAGCCACTATGTGCGGTAACCGCAGCTTTTTTAATTTGCTGCCTCAACCGCATAGACCCCGCTATCAATGTGCCGCTGGTAATTTTGGCTAGCATTATCGTATTGATTCCCGGCTTATCGTTATTGCAAGGTTTGGCCGAGCTATCCGCCAGGCACTTGGTTTCCGGCAGCGCTAGGGTGATGGATGCACTGATGCAAATGTTTAAACTCTATTTTGGCTCATGGCTGGGCATCGCTTTGGCCTCAGCCTTTTTAGGGCCGCTACAGTTTCAAGCGGTGACGTTTAACACTAGCTGGAGTAACTGGCTAGCCGTGGCCACCCTAAGCATTACCCTCACCATTATTTTAAAAGCGCGCAGCAAAGACATACCTTGGATGCTAGCCTCGGGCTGCATAGCCTATGGCGCCAGCCTGTGGGGTGGTGCTGTGTTTGGCATCGCCCTAGGTGCGTTTATCGGCGCTTTTGCGGTGGGTATTTTTAGCAACCTTTATGCCCGCATGATGAAGTCACCGGCACTCATCCCCTCACTGCCAGGGCTGGTGGTGCTAGTGCCGGGCTCTAAGATTTTCATTTTGCTAAACCGCGCTATTTCTGGGCAAGAGCAATTTGCCGGCGATCAATTAGGGCAACAGGCTTTTTTGGTTTTTATGTCACTAGTGGCGGGGATAATTTTTGCCAACGTGATTACGCCGCCTAAGCGTAGCCTTTAA